A genomic window from Ferrimicrobium acidiphilum DSM 19497 includes:
- a CDS encoding flavin reductase: MGESVVTDDDAQLRRALWAMTSGLYLLSLAQEDRLHFMTISLVMQVAKTPRRLAMSIEDGAIALEFISKDSTIGLVFLDRDQAPLARKFAKAPIFDQETMSASGVPVVREGSSGLWMPSDSLGMVVGRVISSSQLGSHWLVTTSVDNMVLRQPLEEWSAVLAMSDTRMHYGG; the protein is encoded by the coding sequence ATGGGTGAGAGTGTAGTTACTGACGATGACGCTCAGTTGCGCCGTGCCCTATGGGCCATGACGTCGGGTCTCTATCTTCTCAGTTTAGCTCAAGAGGATAGGTTGCACTTTATGACGATATCGCTCGTCATGCAGGTAGCCAAGACACCGCGCAGGCTCGCTATGTCGATTGAGGATGGCGCGATCGCCTTAGAGTTCATAAGCAAGGATTCCACCATTGGCCTGGTGTTTCTTGATCGGGACCAAGCGCCGCTCGCCCGCAAGTTTGCAAAGGCTCCAATCTTTGATCAGGAGACGATGAGCGCAAGTGGCGTCCCGGTAGTCCGTGAGGGTAGCTCCGGATTATGGATGCCCAGCGATTCGCTAGGTATGGTGGTGGGGCGGGTGATTTCTAGTAGCCAGCTTGGCAGCCATTGGCTCGTTACCACTTCTGTCGATAACATGGTACTACGTCAGCCTCTCGAGGAGTGGTCGGCGGTGTTAGCGATGTCGGATACTCGAATGCACTATGGCGGCTAA
- a CDS encoding HIT family protein: protein MSCPFCDLINHPDDPHVIEVGAHTSVLLDRAPVFLGHALIVPTAHVEHLLVADPEVVIEVMRRSQEVAIAAMDAYRADGILTVTNTIVSQSVPHLHVHVIARHQGDGGLRGFLWPRKRYSSQEELLEYRDRLRGSLVGRSPYASD, encoded by the coding sequence ATGTCCTGTCCCTTCTGCGACCTCATCAACCACCCTGATGATCCGCATGTAATCGAGGTCGGAGCGCACACGAGCGTTCTCTTGGATCGTGCCCCGGTCTTTTTGGGTCATGCATTGATAGTGCCCACTGCTCACGTTGAGCATCTCTTGGTAGCCGATCCCGAGGTTGTGATCGAGGTAATGAGGCGATCGCAAGAGGTGGCGATTGCTGCGATGGATGCCTATCGGGCAGACGGCATTCTGACCGTCACCAACACCATCGTCTCTCAATCGGTACCGCATCTTCATGTTCATGTTATTGCGAGGCATCAAGGAGACGGCGGCCTGCGAGGGTTTCTTTGGCCACGAAAGCGCTACTCCTCACAGGAGGAGCTTCTAGAGTATCGCGATCGACTCCGTGGCTCACTCGTCGGCCGCTCCCCTTATGCATCGGACTAG